Part of the Halobaculum halobium genome, TCGCGCCCGTCGCCGCCGAGTCGTTCGACTTCGAGACGCCGGACGTGGTGCTCACGGCCGCGACCGACGGGATCACGCTCGGCGCGGCGATGGCGAGCCACTTCGACGCCCGCGTCGCCTATGCGAAGAAGTCGAAGGAGACGGCCGTCGAGGAGTTCATCGAGTCGCGCCAGCGGCTCGCCTCCGGGATCGAGTTGACCTACTACCTCCCCGCGGGCGCAATCGACGCCGGCGAGTCCGTGCTCGTCGTCGACGATCTCATCCGATCGGGCGAGACCCAGGAACTGTTGCTCGACATCGCGCTCCAGGCTGACGCCGCGGTCACGGGCGTGTTCGCACTCATCGCCGTCGGCGACGAGGGAACCGATCGGGCCGCCGAGATCACGGACGCGCCGGTCGGGGCACTGACACGGTTCGAGTGAGCCACTGACGGGGGGTGGATCGGAGCGACCCAGTTCTGGATCGGATGCCGTCACCGCCGGTCCGACCGTCTCACACTCGCTAATTCACTGACGCGAACTCGGCAACAAGTATCCACATGTGTGGATAAATACTGGAAGCGAAGCCGAACGCTTAAGATAGGTATGCACAAGTGTGTCGGTATGGGGCTGCAACAGCAGTTGGCGGAGTACTTCAACTTCGACGACCTCGGGACGGACCTCCGGACCGAGGTGGTGGCCGGGATCACCACGTTCCTGACGATGAGCTACATCGTCATCGTCAATCCGAGCATCCTCGCGGTGGCGATCGTCAACGGGCCGGGGCCCGACATCGGTCGGTCGCTACCGGAGGTCCAGCAGATGATCGCGGTGGTGACGCTCATCTCGGCGGCCGTCGCGACGCTCGTGATGGCGCTGTACGCGAAGCGACCGTTCGGACAGGCGCCCGGGCTCGGGCTGAACGCCTTCTTCGCGTTCACGGTCGTGCTCGGACTCGGCGTGCCGTGGAACACCGCGCTCGCGGCGGTCGTCGTCGAGGGGGTCGTGTTCATGCTGCTCACCGTCGCCGGAGCGCGTGAGTACGTCATCAAGTTGTTCCCGGAGCCGGTGAAGTTCGCGGTCGGAGGCGGTATCGGGCTGTTTCTCGCCATCATCGGGCTGGAGGCGATGCGCGTCGTCGCCTCCGACCCCGCGACGTACCTCCAGTTCTCGCCGGTGTTCGCGCAGGACCCCGTCGCGGTGCTGTCGGTCGTCGGGCTGTTCCTCACGTTCATGCTGTACGCCCGGGGCGTTCCGGGCAGCATCGTCTTCGGGATCCTCGGGACGAGCGTGCTCGGGTGGATCGTGTCGACGCTCGGCTACTCGGCGTTCACGGTTCCCGAGGACGCAGGATACACGCTCGCCGACGCCTCGCTCGCGCCGGCGATCGCGAATCTGACGTACTCGGCCGCGGGCTACGACATCACCCCGCTCGTGGGCGCGTTCATCGGCGGGTTCGAGAACGTCGACGCGCTCGCGTTCGCGCTCATCGTGTTCACGTTCTTCTTCGTCGACTTCTTCGACACCGCCGGCACGCTCGTCGGCGTTTCGCAGGTCGCCGGCTTCCTCGACGAGGACGGTAACCTGCCCGACATCGACAAGCCGCTGATGGCCGACGCCGTCGGCACCACCGTGGGCGGCATCCTCGGCACCTCGACGGTGACGACGTACATCGAGTCCGCCGCCGGCGTCGAGGAGGGCGGTCGCTCCGGGATGACCGCGCTCGTCATCGCAGTGCTGTTCTTGCTGTCGCTGGCGGCGGTCCCGCTCGCGGCGGCGGTCCCGATCTGGGCGAGCCACATCGCGCTGGTCGCCATCGCGGTGCTCATGCTGCGCAACCTCGTCGACATCGACTGGGCCGACTACACCAACGCGGTGCCCGCGGGGCTGACGATCCTCGTGATGCCGTTCACCTACTCGATCGCGTACGGCATCGCGGCGGGCATCGTCTCGTACCCGCTCGTCAAGGTCGCCGCCGGCGAGTACGACGACGTGCGCCCGGGCCACTGGGTGCTCGCGGCCGCGTTCGTCGCGTACTTCTTCGTCCGCACCAGCGGCGTACTCGGCAGCGCGCTCTGAGCGCGGGCGCGCGTTCGCCGTCCGGGTGGACGATTCGAGGCACCCGGTGACGGAGCACAAGAGTTTCCACCCCACACCCCCCGGTTCGGGGTATGGCTACATCCCTCCCCGTCTCTCGACGGACAGCGGCGCGCG contains:
- a CDS encoding NCS2 family permease, whose product is MGLQQQLAEYFNFDDLGTDLRTEVVAGITTFLTMSYIVIVNPSILAVAIVNGPGPDIGRSLPEVQQMIAVVTLISAAVATLVMALYAKRPFGQAPGLGLNAFFAFTVVLGLGVPWNTALAAVVVEGVVFMLLTVAGAREYVIKLFPEPVKFAVGGGIGLFLAIIGLEAMRVVASDPATYLQFSPVFAQDPVAVLSVVGLFLTFMLYARGVPGSIVFGILGTSVLGWIVSTLGYSAFTVPEDAGYTLADASLAPAIANLTYSAAGYDITPLVGAFIGGFENVDALAFALIVFTFFFVDFFDTAGTLVGVSQVAGFLDEDGNLPDIDKPLMADAVGTTVGGILGTSTVTTYIESAAGVEEGGRSGMTALVIAVLFLLSLAAVPLAAAVPIWASHIALVAIAVLMLRNLVDIDWADYTNAVPAGLTILVMPFTYSIAYGIAAGIVSYPLVKVAAGEYDDVRPGHWVLAAAFVAYFFVRTSGVLGSAL
- a CDS encoding phosphoribosyltransferase family protein produces the protein MNRAEKAALQLQAVAVLRTLKETRTYDELAEVTGLPAGDLNRYVNGHVLPGAERAQEVVGGIGRETLAAELEARIGFDDEGYVDNSGVVFDQPFLDLVAPVAAESFDFETPDVVLTAATDGITLGAAMASHFDARVAYAKKSKETAVEEFIESRQRLASGIELTYYLPAGAIDAGESVLVVDDLIRSGETQELLLDIALQADAAVTGVFALIAVGDEGTDRAAEITDAPVGALTRFE